CTCCTCATCCCCGCGCTCGCCGCGATGTTGGTCGTCCTCTTGCTCGTTCTCGTCACGCGGAGGTTTCTCCTCCGGAGATCAGCGACCTGAGACGACGTCCCGTCAGCCGAGGAGCCGCTCGCATTCGGCGACTTCGTCAGCCTCCAGCTCGAAGCCGTACGCCTCGAGGTTGTCCTTCATGTGCTCGGCCGAAGTGGTTCCGGTGAGCGCGATCATCCCGACCTGCTGGGCGAAGCGGAAGATCACCTGGGCCGGGCCCGTGCCGTACTTCCGCGCGAGATCCTGCGTGCGACGGTGGTTCACGGCCTGCGGGTTCGCGGTCAGGAGCGAAAAGCCCTGATACAAAATTCCCAGGCCCTTGCAGAACTCGCGGACGGCGCTATCCCAGCCCATCGCCGCGAAGCAACGATTCTGGACCACCGCCGGCTTCACCTTCGCCTTCGCCACGAGCGCCGCGAGCTGCTCGAGGGTGACGTTCGAGATCCCGAGCAGCCGGGCCTTGCCGGAGGCGTGGAGTTTCTCCATGGCTCGCCAGGCCTCCCAGTCGTCGGGGGCCAGCCCGTACCGGCTCGTCGGCCCGTGCAGGACGTACGAGTCCAGGGACTCGGCGCCGAAATGCGAGAGGGTGCTGGCGAAGGACTGCTCCACCTGAAGGGCGACGGGCGCATCGGCGTCGTAGGGCAGGCGATGATCCTGGCCGCCGAGGGAGGTGAACTTGGATTGGAGGAACAGCTCATCCCGCCGGACCGCGCCGGAGGCGATGGCCTCGGAGATCGCCTCGCCCACCGCGGCCTCGTGATAGTGCCGGCGCTGGTTCGCGGTGTCGATCCCGCGAAAGCCCCCTTCGATCGCCAATCGGGTCAACCGTGAGGTCTCGTTCTCCTTCCACGCGGTTCCGTAGACGAACGTCGGGACGCGGACGTCATTCACCTGGACGTGGCGCATGCTCTGATCTCCGGGTTCAGCCATGTCAGCTTCGGACCCCACTCCCGGTTCCCCCACCAGGAGCAGCGCGCCGCGAGAGTACCGCTTTTCGATGCGCGGGAGCGCAGCCGACACGAGCGCTCAGCGGCGTTCCTCGTTCCTGTGGCCCGCCCCCGCGGGTGGGCGTATCATTCTCGCGAGAGGTGGACCGCGGGTCCAAACCCACCGGCAAAGGAGGTTGGTCATGAGGTCATCCAGGCGATCGATGATCGTCGCGATCCTGATCTTTTTGGTCGTGGCGCTGAGCGCCCTTGGCCTGGCCACGAACGCTCACGCCGCGAACAAGCACTGTGTCTGCCCGCCTTTCACGCCCCCGCCGGGTTGCGTCGCGGGCCCCTACTTCTACAGTCAGGGGAACAAGCTCTACTGCCTCGTCGCCTGCGACATCGACGTCGGCACTTATGTTCCTGCCACGTGCAGGTAGAGGCCGGCGCCTCTCACCAGGCCGGCTGACGCGCGACGGCGGGAAGACGCTGTGAAGTCATCCTGGACGGTACACGTTCGCTCAGCGTAGTAATGTCGGACGCCTTGACACGGAGGAATTCAATGACTCCACCGGCAGCCGACCTGAAATCCCGCCTTCTCCTCGCCCTGGGCTCGTTCATTATCACCCTCTTCGCCTCGTCGATCGCGGCCTTCCCGGGGGCCCCGCCGGCGCCCGCCCCGCCCGCCGCTCCGGATCCCGCGACGATCGAGGCGTCGGCCGTCCTCCCCCTGGATCGGGCCATCCGGTCCGGGAAGCTCGAGAACGGCCTGTCGTATTTCATCCGGAGGAACGCGAGGCCGGAGAAGCGCGCCGAGATGTGGCTCGCCGTCAACGCCGGCTCGACGCTGGAGGACGACGACCAGCTCGGGCTGGCCCACTTCGTCGAGCACATGGCCTTCAACGGGACACGGCACTTCAAGAAGCACGAGCTGGTCGACGCGCTCGAGCGGATGGGGATGCGCTTCGGGCCGGATATCAACGCCTACACCAGCTTCGACGAGACCGTCTACACGATCCTGGTCCCCACAGACGACCCCGCGAATGTCGACAGGGCGCTCCTGATCCTCGAGGACTGGGCCGGCGCCGTCAGCTTCGAGACGACCCAGATCGAGAAGGAGCGCGGCGTCGTGATCGAGGAGTGGCGGGTGGGCCGCGGCGCGGAGGCGCGGATGCGGGACCGGCAGTTCCCCGTCCTCTTCCACGGGTCTCGCTACGCGGACAGGCTGACGATCGGCAAGAAGGCGATCCTCGAGAGCGCCTCCCCCGACACGATCCGTCGCTTCTACCGCGACTGGTACCGGCCCGATCTGATGGCCGTCATCGCCGTCGGCGACATCGACCCGGAGAAGATGGAGGTCGAGATCCGGAAGCGCTTCGCCGGCCTGAAGAACCCGAAAAAGGAACGCGCCCGGACCGTCTTCCCCGTGCCGGACCACGACGAGACGCTCGTCGCCGTCGCGACCGACTCCGAGGCCACCTCGACGAGCGTCGCAGTCGACACGCTCCTCCCCCGCAGCGGGGAGACGGCGGCCGACTACCGGCGGTCCATCGTCGAGAGGCTGTACCACTTCATGCTGAACGACCGCCTCGACGAGCTGAGACGGGCGCCCGATCCGCCCTTCCTCTCCGCCTTCTCGAGCGGGAGCCGGCTGACGAGGAGCCGGGAGGCCGAGTTCCAGCGGGCCACGGTGGAGGAGAAGGGGATCGCGCGGGGACTGGACGCGCTCCTCACGGAGCAGGCTCGCGTGGAGAAGCACGGCTTCACGCCGACCGAGCTCGAGCGCGTCAAGGCGAACGTTCTCCGGGGTTACGAGCGCGCCTACGACGAGCGGGACAAGCAGGAATCGGGGGGCCTCGCGAACGAGATCCTGGACCATTTCCTCGAGGGGGAGCCGGCCCCCGGGATCGAGTTCGAGCTGGGCCTCGCGCGACGCTTCCTGCCGACGATCTCCCTTCAGGAGATCAACGGGCTCGCCCGCGACCGGGGAGCGATGCGAAACCGCGTCGTCC
This window of the Acidobacteriota bacterium genome carries:
- a CDS encoding aldo/keto reductase, which translates into the protein MRHVQVNDVRVPTFVYGTAWKENETSRLTRLAIEGGFRGIDTANQRRHYHEAAVGEAISEAIASGAVRRDELFLQSKFTSLGGQDHRLPYDADAPVALQVEQSFASTLSHFGAESLDSYVLHGPTSRYGLAPDDWEAWRAMEKLHASGKARLLGISNVTLEQLAALVAKAKVKPAVVQNRCFAAMGWDSAVREFCKGLGILYQGFSLLTANPQAVNHRRTQDLARKYGTGPAQVIFRFAQQVGMIALTGTTSAEHMKDNLEAYGFELEADEVAECERLLG